One part of the Nitrospira sp. genome encodes these proteins:
- a CDS encoding dienelactone hydrolase family protein: MMTNHEHNVRIIQGALALESILGLPPDPSGIIVFAHGSGSGRLSPRNNFVAHHLQQNGLATLLLDLLTPDEAEDRRKVFAIDLLADRLLLAKAWLDEDPRTKKLGIGYFGASTGAGAALQAAARDPQNIQAIVSRGGRPDLAEAYLPSVTAPTLLIVGGWDEPVIEMNQSAYEMLNCEKKLIVVPGATHLFEEPGTLEQVAKHACKWFLRHFHREGKAKE; this comes from the coding sequence ATGATGACTAACCACGAGCACAATGTCCGGATCATCCAGGGAGCGCTGGCTCTTGAAAGCATCCTGGGCCTCCCGCCAGATCCAAGCGGTATCATCGTTTTTGCTCACGGCAGCGGCAGCGGCCGATTAAGTCCGCGAAACAACTTCGTAGCCCACCATCTGCAGCAGAACGGCCTCGCGACGCTGCTGCTTGACCTGCTCACGCCGGACGAAGCCGAGGATCGACGGAAAGTGTTTGCTATCGATCTGCTGGCCGATCGGCTGTTGCTGGCCAAAGCCTGGCTGGACGAAGACCCGCGCACAAAGAAGCTTGGCATCGGCTATTTCGGCGCCAGCACCGGAGCCGGTGCAGCGTTGCAAGCCGCTGCCAGAGACCCACAAAACATCCAGGCCATCGTGTCGCGAGGCGGACGGCCCGACTTGGCAGAAGCCTACCTGCCCTCGGTGACCGCGCCTACTCTGCTGATTGTCGGTGGATGGGATGAACCGGTGATTGAGATGAACCAATCAGCCTACGAAATGCTCAACTGTGAGAAGAAACTGATCGTCGTCCCCGGAGCCACACATCTATTTGAAGAACCAGGCACGCTGGAACAGGTTGCCAAGCACGCATGCAAGTGGTTTCTGCGGCACTTTCATCGAGAGGGAAAAGCAAAAGAATAA
- a CDS encoding HPF/RaiA family ribosome-associated protein, with the protein MDLEIQSRNVEMTPRWKTEIEARIEDLRRGHDDLTHGRVTLTKNRHHKKQDHVAEALVVVTLPGRHTLTARKEDKTFEEAIRSAFEAVTIELRKFREKRAQTEVRLSPVPPNRGVICKLFPKEGYGFILQEGGGEVYFHANALHSLTFEQLEDGTEVVFGVEQGKKGPQATTVQPPPVVATKAV; encoded by the coding sequence ATGGACTTAGAAATCCAAAGCCGCAATGTTGAGATGACGCCCCGTTGGAAGACAGAAATCGAAGCGCGCATCGAGGATCTCCGGCGGGGTCATGATGACCTCACACACGGTCGTGTCACGCTGACAAAGAACCGCCATCACAAAAAGCAGGACCATGTCGCCGAGGCGCTCGTGGTCGTCACGCTACCCGGTCGGCATACTTTGACGGCCCGGAAGGAGGATAAGACATTCGAAGAAGCCATCCGGAGCGCCTTTGAAGCCGTGACGATTGAACTGCGGAAGTTTCGTGAGAAACGCGCACAGACCGAAGTACGCCTCTCACCTGTTCCGCCTAATCGCGGAGTGATCTGCAAGCTCTTCCCGAAGGAGGGCTATGGGTTCATCCTCCAGGAGGGCGGCGGGGAAGTGTATTTTCATGCGAATGCACTTCACAGCCTCACGTTTGAGCAGCTCGAAGACGGAACAGAAGTGGTGTTCGGAGTGGAGCAAGGCAAGAAAGGCCCCCAGGCCACAACCGTACAGCCACCTCCGGTGGTCGCAACGAAAGCAGTGTAG
- a CDS encoding isochorismatase family protein, translated as MTLLSTHPATPSSNHVVLAPGDALLVVDLQNDFLPGGALGIAGGDGLLPVLRHYCDRFVTRRLPIIFSRDWHPPRHCSFREQGGPWPVHCVADTPGSLAPTQFPIPSTVETIYKATTPDKDVYSVFEDTPLHELLQRDHVRRIFIGGLATDYCVLYSVRDARRLGYETCLLLDGIAAVNRQPGDGQRAIDEMIRSGAVPIRLEQLAQ; from the coding sequence ATGACGCTGCTCTCGACCCATCCGGCAACTCCATCGTCTAACCATGTCGTCCTCGCGCCGGGCGATGCGCTGTTGGTCGTGGACCTGCAGAATGATTTTCTTCCCGGCGGCGCACTCGGCATTGCCGGAGGCGACGGGCTCCTGCCGGTTCTGCGCCACTATTGCGACCGTTTCGTGACACGCCGCCTCCCAATCATTTTCTCGCGCGATTGGCATCCGCCGCGCCATTGTTCGTTCAGAGAACAAGGCGGCCCCTGGCCCGTGCACTGCGTGGCAGATACGCCCGGCTCGCTGGCACCCACGCAGTTCCCAATCCCATCGACCGTCGAGACGATTTACAAAGCCACCACACCGGACAAAGACGTCTACTCGGTCTTCGAAGACACGCCGCTGCATGAACTGCTCCAGCGCGATCATGTGCGGCGTATCTTCATCGGCGGCCTGGCCACCGACTATTGCGTGCTCTACAGCGTAAGAGACGCGCGCAGACTCGGCTACGAGACCTGCCTCCTGCTCGACGGCATCGCCGCCGTCAATCGTCAACCGGGAGACGGTCAGCGGGCGATCGACGAAATGATCCGCAGCGGCGCTGTCCCCATCCGGTTGGAACAGCTCGCTCAATGA
- a CDS encoding phosphotransferase produces the protein MPTLRKQALEEYLQSRFGPDVTLLSFGVIGKASSEGAHKQYGYGIPVKLTFRVGNDVRSAVLETMKPGPFGHEHMADRAQAMLWDYESYGRLPRHVKALDVGIFTGTQKLLSVAEGREYFVLNQWTEGISYHEDLERLAEGRSLRPLDRKRTVALARYLAQIHAHKKRDADLYRRRLRELIGHGECIMGLTDSYPERFGFITEDLLRGIEDAANRWRWRLRGQTKRLSQVHGDFHPWNVLFKKGVDFAVLDRSRGEWGEPADDVTSMTINYFFYSLCRWGRLKGPYEVLFRLFWEEYIEASGDEDVSATAAPFFAFRGLVLASPVWYPTLPIGVRRTIFRFIDQVLAAPRFDPSRVNEYCGR, from the coding sequence ATGCCGACGCTGAGAAAACAGGCTCTCGAAGAGTATCTCCAGTCGCGTTTTGGACCTGACGTTACGTTGCTGTCGTTCGGCGTGATTGGAAAGGCAAGTTCAGAAGGTGCGCATAAACAATACGGCTATGGGATACCGGTCAAGCTGACGTTCCGTGTCGGCAACGATGTACGGTCGGCTGTGTTGGAAACTATGAAGCCCGGTCCCTTCGGGCACGAGCACATGGCTGATCGGGCGCAGGCGATGTTGTGGGACTACGAGTCCTATGGACGGCTCCCGCGGCATGTGAAGGCGCTCGACGTCGGCATCTTTACAGGCACACAGAAATTGTTGTCTGTTGCAGAGGGGCGGGAATACTTTGTCCTGAATCAATGGACCGAGGGGATAAGTTATCACGAAGATCTGGAACGACTCGCCGAGGGGCGATCGCTCCGTCCGCTCGATCGCAAGCGGACCGTCGCCCTTGCGCGTTATCTGGCGCAGATCCACGCGCATAAGAAACGGGATGCCGATTTATACCGCCGCCGTTTGCGGGAGTTGATCGGTCACGGCGAATGCATCATGGGGCTGACCGACAGTTACCCCGAGCGGTTCGGGTTTATCACGGAAGACTTGTTGCGCGGAATTGAGGATGCCGCCAACCGTTGGCGGTGGCGTCTGCGCGGACAGACTAAACGATTGTCGCAAGTGCACGGGGATTTCCACCCTTGGAATGTGTTGTTCAAGAAGGGTGTCGATTTCGCAGTGCTCGATCGCTCACGCGGGGAGTGGGGTGAACCGGCGGACGACGTGACATCCATGACGATCAACTATTTCTTCTATTCACTCTGCCGGTGGGGACGGCTGAAGGGGCCGTACGAAGTGCTTTTCCGCCTGTTTTGGGAGGAGTATATCGAGGCAAGCGGCGATGAGGATGTGTCGGCAACAGCGGCGCCGTTCTTTGCGTTTCGCGGCTTGGTACTGGCGAGTCCTGTCTGGTATCCCACGTTGCCGATCGGTGTGCGTCGAACCATCTTTCGATTTATAGATCAGGTCCTCGCTGCACCGCGCTTCGATCCGTCACGGGTGAATGAGTATTGTGGTCGATGA
- the cysC gene encoding adenylyl-sulfate kinase: MTIHGSSRAFAIWITGLPASGKSTIVRALTPQLEAQGLRVEVLESDEVRRVLTPEATYSQAERDLFYRALALMGAKLVAQGVTVIFDATATRREHRDFARRLIPRFIEVAVECPLEICTQRDYKGTYQRGQRGESNTVPGLQSPYEPPVSPDLTIDTTKVQASAAAENVLALVKKRFLQ; encoded by the coding sequence ATGACGATTCACGGATCTTCACGAGCCTTCGCCATCTGGATTACGGGCCTGCCGGCTTCCGGCAAGAGCACGATCGTAAGGGCGCTCACGCCGCAGCTTGAAGCGCAAGGCCTGAGAGTGGAAGTATTGGAGTCGGATGAGGTCAGGCGTGTGCTCACGCCGGAGGCAACCTACTCGCAGGCCGAGCGGGACCTCTTCTACCGCGCTTTAGCGCTGATGGGGGCGAAGCTGGTGGCGCAGGGCGTGACCGTGATCTTTGACGCCACAGCCACCCGGCGTGAGCATCGTGACTTTGCCAGGAGACTGATTCCCCGATTCATCGAAGTGGCGGTGGAATGTCCGCTGGAAATCTGCACGCAGCGTGACTACAAAGGGACGTATCAACGAGGACAGCGAGGTGAGTCCAACACTGTGCCGGGGTTGCAGTCCCCGTATGAACCGCCGGTCAGTCCGGATCTGACCATCGATACGACGAAAGTCCAGGCGAGCGCAGCGGCGGAGAATGTTCTCGCGCTTGTGAAGAAACGATTTCTTCAGTAA
- a CDS encoding ATP-binding protein produces the protein MSTDKFRVPVSMLSPTVDPAQLGFEDTSELEPLTDIIGQERAVEALEFGLSMKSPGFNLYVSGPVGTGKATLVRQMVTRLARTAQAPSDWCYVNNFQDPSRPVSLSFPAGQGGAFKGDMATFIESFRRDIPAAFESKKYLDGKAKLHDETEAKKKTLFQELTKLSLARGFGFDETPAGFGLVPLKDGHPMTDEAMEAMTESEQRDLTERRLALEGEIRDFHVRLHGLDKEMEHQLRHLDHQVVTNVLEGRYETLLRSYQSLPAVSAYLERVKDNVIHHYKDFLPHEGPALPIPGLELRRPDMTRYLVNLIVEHDSTGGAPVIDESHPTYTNLIGKIERRAHMGVMYTDFTEIRAGAVLQANGGYLIVNALDMLHQPFSWDALKRVIKTAEVKIEDPAEFYGFSTAGLRPQAIPVTVKIIMVGPPMIYHLLQAYEEDFAKLFKVKADFDTEVVRSERQDRQYARFIAKLCREEGLPHFGADAVAEVIRQAFRFADRHDRLSLRFSLVSDLIREAGYWARKEGHSFVTRGDVDAAIAHKRHRSNLAEHWIQDEIKEGTLMVDLDGESVGQVNGLSVHELGDYAFGRPTRITARTYVGTKGVIDVQREAELAGNIHSKGVMTIAGYLAGKFAGLHPFAMSASLTFEQTYSEIEGDSAAVAELTAILSSLADLPIRQYLAVTGSVNQLGEVQPIGGVNEKIEGFLESCSRRGLTGKQGVIIPARNTKHLALRRDVVEAVESGQFTVYAVNTLEEAIELLTGVTAGERGIDGDYPPDTVFGRAAQRLAEMALAVAEWGEGEERPGGRIITEP, from the coding sequence ATGAGCACGGACAAATTTAGAGTTCCCGTTTCGATGCTGTCGCCCACAGTCGATCCCGCGCAGTTAGGGTTCGAAGACACGAGCGAACTCGAACCGCTCACCGATATTATCGGCCAGGAACGGGCGGTCGAAGCGCTGGAGTTCGGTCTCTCGATGAAGAGCCCGGGGTTCAATCTGTACGTCTCCGGCCCGGTCGGCACAGGGAAAGCCACCCTAGTCCGTCAGATGGTGACACGGCTGGCCCGGACAGCCCAGGCTCCTTCCGACTGGTGCTACGTCAACAATTTTCAGGACCCCTCACGGCCGGTCAGTCTCTCGTTTCCCGCCGGACAAGGCGGTGCCTTCAAAGGGGACATGGCCACGTTCATCGAGAGCTTCCGGCGTGACATCCCTGCCGCGTTCGAAAGCAAGAAGTACCTCGACGGCAAAGCCAAGCTGCATGACGAAACTGAGGCCAAGAAGAAAACGCTGTTCCAAGAGCTCACCAAGTTGAGTCTCGCCCGCGGGTTCGGGTTCGACGAAACGCCGGCGGGATTCGGACTCGTGCCGCTCAAAGACGGACATCCCATGACCGACGAAGCCATGGAGGCCATGACCGAATCAGAGCAACGGGACCTCACCGAACGCCGGCTCGCCCTCGAAGGCGAGATCCGTGACTTTCATGTGCGCCTCCACGGACTCGATAAAGAAATGGAGCACCAGCTCCGCCACCTCGATCACCAGGTGGTGACCAACGTGCTCGAAGGCCGGTATGAGACCTTACTGCGGTCCTACCAGAGTCTACCGGCGGTCTCCGCCTATCTCGAGCGAGTGAAAGACAACGTCATCCACCATTACAAAGACTTTCTTCCCCATGAAGGACCGGCATTACCCATTCCCGGCTTGGAACTCCGTCGGCCTGACATGACCCGCTATCTCGTGAATCTCATCGTCGAGCATGACTCGACCGGCGGCGCGCCCGTCATCGACGAATCGCACCCGACTTACACCAACCTGATCGGCAAAATCGAACGCCGCGCCCATATGGGCGTCATGTACACGGATTTCACTGAAATCCGTGCCGGCGCCGTCCTCCAAGCCAACGGCGGCTACCTGATCGTGAACGCGCTGGACATGTTGCATCAACCCTTTTCCTGGGACGCGCTGAAGCGAGTCATCAAAACGGCTGAAGTGAAAATCGAAGACCCCGCCGAATTCTATGGTTTCTCCACCGCCGGCCTCCGGCCGCAAGCCATCCCCGTCACGGTGAAAATCATCATGGTCGGGCCGCCCATGATCTACCACCTGCTCCAGGCCTACGAAGAGGACTTTGCCAAGCTCTTTAAAGTGAAGGCGGACTTCGACACGGAAGTGGTCCGAAGCGAACGGCAGGATCGCCAGTACGCCCGCTTCATCGCAAAGCTCTGCCGCGAAGAAGGGCTGCCGCACTTTGGCGCCGATGCGGTCGCCGAAGTGATTCGGCAAGCCTTCCGCTTTGCCGATCGGCACGACCGTCTGTCACTGCGATTCAGCCTCGTGAGCGACCTCATCCGCGAGGCCGGCTACTGGGCCAGGAAAGAAGGTCATTCGTTTGTGACGCGCGGAGATGTGGACGCGGCCATCGCGCACAAACGCCACCGGTCGAATCTGGCCGAACATTGGATCCAGGACGAAATCAAAGAAGGTACCCTGATGGTCGATCTCGACGGCGAGAGCGTCGGCCAGGTGAATGGTCTCTCCGTCCATGAACTCGGCGACTATGCGTTCGGCCGCCCCACCCGCATAACGGCGCGCACCTATGTCGGCACCAAAGGCGTCATCGATGTGCAACGGGAAGCGGAACTCGCCGGCAACATCCACAGCAAGGGCGTCATGACCATCGCCGGCTATCTGGCCGGCAAGTTCGCCGGACTACACCCCTTCGCCATGAGCGCGTCCTTGACCTTCGAACAAACCTACTCCGAGATTGAAGGAGACAGCGCCGCTGTCGCCGAGTTGACCGCAATTTTGTCCAGCCTGGCCGATCTGCCGATCCGGCAATATCTTGCCGTTACCGGATCCGTCAACCAATTGGGCGAAGTCCAGCCTATCGGCGGCGTCAACGAGAAAATCGAAGGATTTCTTGAATCCTGTTCACGGCGCGGCCTCACCGGCAAACAGGGCGTGATCATTCCGGCGCGTAATACGAAACATCTCGCGCTTCGCCGCGATGTAGTCGAAGCGGTGGAATCGGGACAGTTCACCGTCTACGCGGTGAACACGCTGGAAGAGGCCATTGAATTGCTCACCGGCGTGACGGCCGGAGAACGCGGTATCGACGGGGACTATCCTCCCGACACGGTGTTTGGCCGTGCCGCTCAACGCCTCGCCGAAATGGCCCTGGCCGTGGCGGAATGGGGTGAAGGCGAGGAACGACCCGGCGGACGGATCATCACGGAACCGTGA
- a CDS encoding efflux RND transporter periplasmic adaptor subunit, with the protein MIATIILILAGCGDRGTEPPKHPSAAGSKTSTTAPHRLQPPSVVRDRLRTESVTLHQIPDVVTAPGEVALDLKQVAKITSRIEGQVETIHVQLGDRVKPGQPLAAIGSLQLDQLIEEYLVGKAQADVAENSFRRTEKLRADDIVTERKLIEDKGRYLETKARYQHIREKLLNMGLSMAELTALERGQHEESHRYTLTSPIAGTVIAQNAVRGQGVAPGNALFEVVNTSRVWVFANLPIEQARKFKEGDVGTILPKGGEPVTAPLTYLAPVADETTRTIRVRFEVANQQQSLKPREYVDVQLATVSPPTLAVPLSALTVVDNVRGIFVQRETGYVFVPIEAGREGGGWVEVKKGLTAGEQVVIDGVFDLKNVLLKEHIGSGEGE; encoded by the coding sequence ATGATCGCTACAATCATCCTGATTCTTGCAGGTTGTGGCGATCGAGGAACAGAGCCGCCCAAACACCCTTCGGCCGCAGGGTCGAAGACTAGCACGACGGCCCCCCACCGACTCCAACCGCCCTCCGTCGTCCGAGATCGCCTACGAACAGAATCCGTCACCCTGCACCAGATTCCCGATGTGGTCACGGCTCCCGGCGAGGTCGCACTGGATTTGAAGCAGGTGGCGAAGATCACCTCACGTATCGAAGGGCAGGTTGAAACGATCCACGTCCAATTGGGTGATCGAGTCAAGCCAGGTCAACCACTGGCGGCCATCGGCAGCTTGCAGCTCGATCAACTCATCGAAGAATACCTTGTCGGGAAGGCGCAGGCCGATGTCGCCGAGAACAGCTTCCGGCGCACGGAGAAGTTGCGAGCCGACGACATCGTGACCGAGCGGAAGCTCATCGAAGACAAGGGGCGATATTTGGAAACAAAGGCACGATACCAGCATATCCGCGAAAAACTCCTGAACATGGGCCTCTCGATGGCGGAACTGACCGCGCTTGAGCGAGGCCAGCATGAGGAGAGTCATCGCTATACATTGACATCGCCGATCGCTGGAACGGTCATCGCACAGAATGCCGTGCGCGGCCAGGGTGTGGCGCCGGGAAACGCATTATTCGAAGTCGTGAACACGAGCCGAGTCTGGGTCTTTGCCAATCTGCCGATCGAGCAGGCCCGAAAGTTCAAGGAGGGCGATGTGGGAACGATCCTGCCAAAGGGCGGCGAGCCGGTCACGGCTCCGCTCACCTATCTTGCGCCGGTCGCGGACGAGACGACCCGCACGATTCGAGTTCGCTTCGAGGTCGCGAACCAGCAGCAGAGCCTGAAGCCACGGGAGTATGTGGACGTTCAGTTGGCTACCGTGAGTCCACCAACCTTGGCGGTCCCCCTGTCGGCCCTGACGGTGGTGGACAACGTGCGCGGGATCTTCGTTCAGCGCGAGACCGGGTATGTATTCGTGCCGATCGAAGCCGGCCGCGAGGGCGGGGGTTGGGTTGAAGTGAAGAAAGGACTGACTGCGGGCGAGCAGGTGGTGATCGACGGCGTCTTTGATCTGAAGAACGTCCTACTCAAAGAACACATCGGGTCCGGAGAGGGAGAATAA
- a CDS encoding nicotinate phosphoribosyltransferase translates to MNPSNHALLTDLYQLTMAQAYLEQGMEKPAVFEFFVRRLPPHRNFLMAAGLPQVVDYLSTLRFTSDDIAWLAQTGRLSPTLLRYLETLRFSGSVEAMAEGTIFFPTEPILRIVAPMPQAQLVETRIMNLLNFQTMIASKAARSVMVAEGKPLIDFGLRRAHGAEAGLYAARASYLAGFAGTATVLAGKAFGLPIFGTMAHSFVQAHEDESESFTHFSQAQPDNVVLLIDTYDTEAAAHKVVALAPSLLAKGIPVKGIRLDSGDLAEHARKVRKILDEGGLPHATILASGNLDEHRLRELIQSHAPINCFAVGTAMTTSADAPSLDCAYKLQEYAGRPCRKRSEGKATWPGRKQVYRERAADGQWAYDLLTTSTDRHEGQGLLQPVMRDGQLIAPLPSLAASRTRAAAQLTELPALLRELEIAAPYEVRISDALRALTESIDDRTH, encoded by the coding sequence ATGAATCCATCCAACCACGCACTCCTAACGGACCTGTACCAGTTGACGATGGCCCAAGCCTATCTGGAGCAGGGGATGGAGAAACCGGCCGTCTTCGAATTCTTCGTCCGCCGCCTGCCGCCCCATCGCAATTTCCTCATGGCTGCCGGACTCCCGCAGGTCGTGGATTATCTTTCCACCTTACGCTTCACCTCCGACGACATCGCCTGGCTCGCACAGACCGGCCGCCTCTCGCCGACGCTCCTGCGCTATCTCGAAACACTGCGCTTCTCCGGATCGGTTGAGGCGATGGCAGAAGGAACAATCTTTTTTCCCACCGAGCCGATTCTGCGCATCGTCGCACCCATGCCACAAGCGCAACTGGTCGAAACCCGCATCATGAACCTGCTCAACTTCCAGACGATGATCGCCTCAAAAGCCGCGCGCTCGGTCATGGTCGCAGAGGGCAAGCCGCTCATCGACTTTGGTCTTCGCCGCGCGCACGGCGCCGAGGCCGGTCTCTATGCCGCTCGCGCCAGCTACCTCGCCGGCTTTGCCGGAACCGCCACCGTCCTGGCAGGCAAAGCATTCGGCCTCCCCATTTTCGGCACCATGGCCCATTCGTTCGTCCAAGCCCACGAGGACGAATCCGAGTCCTTCACCCACTTCTCGCAGGCGCAGCCGGATAACGTCGTGCTGCTGATCGACACCTACGACACCGAAGCCGCTGCGCATAAAGTCGTGGCACTCGCGCCCTCGCTCCTCGCCAAAGGCATCCCCGTGAAAGGCATTCGACTAGATAGCGGCGATCTTGCCGAGCATGCCAGGAAGGTCAGAAAGATTCTGGACGAGGGCGGCTTGCCGCACGCAACGATCCTGGCCAGCGGCAATCTCGATGAGCACCGATTGAGAGAGTTGATCCAAAGCCACGCGCCGATCAACTGCTTTGCCGTCGGCACGGCAATGACGACGTCAGCCGATGCGCCTTCGCTGGACTGCGCCTATAAACTGCAGGAATACGCCGGTCGGCCCTGCCGCAAACGGTCCGAAGGCAAAGCCACTTGGCCGGGACGCAAACAGGTCTATCGGGAACGCGCCGCCGACGGGCAATGGGCCTACGATCTGCTGACGACGAGTACGGATCGACACGAAGGACAAGGCCTCCTCCAACCGGTCATGCGCGACGGCCAGCTCATCGCCCCGCTCCCATCCCTCGCCGCCAGCCGCACCCGCGCCGCTGCGCAACTAACAGAACTCCCTGCTTTGTTGCGGGAACTCGAAATAGCCGCTCCTTACGAAGTACGAATCTCTGACGCGCTGAGAGCCTTGACTGAATCAATAGATGACCGAACTCACTGA
- a CDS encoding TolC family protein, giving the protein MITRILVSLVLLCGVSGLSQTAETAWAADPLTGTYSLDSIVALAIERSPTLAGAEGFVRQSHGQQIAAGAYPNPSVSGSAGRGAIRDPSTGVRITERTVTVEQPLEWTGKRQARQEAANAGVAGASAALEETRLTLLADVKVAFYSLLFAQRDAELAAQNVTTVEEVLRTVKARVAAGEATSFDTMKAGVEVQKAQKDVARAQNAFLVAKTRLNTLTAGALGKQFSIQGDFQSPKQGLDLDRLTAQAFEQHPSLRRLTKLAEQAEHTVRFERESRVPNISVQGQYHREAGDESMTAGLSVPLPLWYRRQGEIETALGTKHRAEAERLRAQNELEQAITQHVQEVRTAQDQLHVFETGLLKQAEQTLTVARTSFRQGAASLLDVLDAQRVYRQTLLEYAQARADLSIAFVRLERSLGAPL; this is encoded by the coding sequence ATGATTACTCGTATACTCGTTTCTCTCGTGCTGTTATGCGGAGTGAGCGGTCTAAGCCAGACAGCCGAAACGGCGTGGGCAGCCGATCCCCTCACCGGCACCTACTCGCTCGACAGCATCGTGGCCTTGGCCATCGAGCGCAGTCCGACCCTGGCCGGCGCTGAGGGATTCGTCAGACAAAGTCACGGGCAACAAATCGCGGCAGGGGCCTACCCGAATCCGTCGGTCTCAGGTAGTGCCGGCCGCGGCGCCATTCGCGACCCCAGCACCGGTGTGCGCATCACCGAACGGACCGTGACGGTCGAACAACCGCTTGAATGGACAGGCAAGCGGCAGGCCCGCCAAGAGGCCGCGAATGCCGGCGTTGCTGGCGCCAGTGCGGCGCTGGAAGAAACCCGACTGACGCTCCTCGCCGATGTCAAAGTGGCATTTTATTCGCTGCTCTTCGCCCAACGTGATGCTGAGCTCGCCGCGCAGAACGTGACCACGGTCGAAGAGGTGTTGCGTACGGTGAAAGCACGGGTCGCGGCGGGCGAAGCGACTTCCTTCGATACGATGAAAGCCGGCGTCGAGGTACAGAAGGCCCAGAAAGACGTCGCCCGCGCACAGAATGCCTTCTTGGTAGCAAAGACCCGCCTCAATACCCTTACCGCCGGTGCATTGGGAAAACAGTTCTCCATCCAAGGGGACTTCCAGTCTCCGAAACAAGGACTGGATCTGGATCGTCTGACCGCTCAGGCATTTGAGCAACACCCCTCCCTGCGGCGTCTGACCAAGCTCGCGGAGCAGGCCGAGCATACCGTGCGGTTTGAGCGAGAATCCCGGGTGCCCAACATCAGTGTGCAAGGACAATATCACCGGGAAGCCGGCGATGAGTCGATGACCGCCGGGCTGAGCGTGCCGCTCCCCCTCTGGTATCGACGGCAGGGGGAGATTGAGACCGCCCTGGGCACGAAACACCGCGCGGAGGCTGAGCGGCTGCGGGCCCAGAATGAGTTGGAACAAGCGATCACTCAACATGTGCAAGAAGTCCGCACGGCACAGGATCAACTTCACGTCTTTGAGACCGGCTTGCTCAAACAAGCGGAACAGACCTTGACCGTGGCCCGCACTAGCTTCCGGCAGGGCGCGGCGAGTTTGTTGGATGTGCTGGATGCCCAGCGTGTCTACCGGCAGACCCTGCTGGAATATGCCCAGGCGCGCGCGGATCTCTCAATCGCCTTCGTCCGGTTGGAGCGATCCCTGGGTGCGCCGCTATGA